A stretch of Gemmatimonas aurantiaca T-27 DNA encodes these proteins:
- the serS gene encoding serine--tRNA ligase codes for MHDIRLLRDQLDVLREGMRRRGKLTELGDVLDRAESLEQARRTAITELEAQQARRNKVTQEVAQRRKAGEDATALIAEGRAIGEQITALEQRRNEADAAVQAMLYELPNIPLADVPEGDETANTVVRTWGTPRTPDASIVPHWDKGEALGMLDLARGAKISGSGFIVYRNRGARLVRALMNMMLDIHTEEHGYEETWVPLVVNRASMTGTGNFPKFEEDAYAITEDELFLIPTAEVPVTNLYRDEILDAEELPKRFCAFSACFRREAGAAGKDTRGLLRVHEFDKVELVRYANPETSLEELELLTSQAETILKRLELPYRVLLLAAGDTGFSSAKTYDLEVFAPGVGKWLEVSSCSLFTDFQARRANIRYRPAAGEKPRFVHTLNGSALAFSRIIASLLEHHQQPDGSVRIPEALQPYFGRAVLA; via the coding sequence ATGCACGATATTCGCCTGTTGCGTGACCAGCTCGACGTGTTGCGCGAAGGGATGCGCCGTCGCGGCAAGCTGACCGAGTTGGGAGATGTGCTCGATCGGGCGGAATCGCTCGAGCAGGCGCGTCGCACAGCCATCACCGAACTCGAAGCCCAGCAGGCGCGTCGCAACAAGGTCACGCAGGAAGTGGCGCAGCGTCGCAAGGCCGGCGAAGACGCCACGGCACTCATCGCGGAAGGCCGCGCGATCGGTGAACAGATCACGGCGCTCGAACAGCGTCGCAATGAAGCCGACGCCGCGGTGCAGGCCATGTTGTACGAGTTGCCCAACATCCCATTGGCGGATGTACCAGAGGGCGATGAAACGGCCAATACGGTGGTGCGCACGTGGGGAACGCCCCGCACCCCCGACGCCTCCATCGTGCCGCACTGGGACAAGGGCGAGGCGCTGGGCATGCTCGACCTGGCCCGTGGCGCAAAAATCAGCGGTTCGGGCTTCATCGTGTATCGCAATCGCGGCGCCCGGCTGGTACGCGCCCTGATGAACATGATGCTCGACATTCACACCGAGGAGCACGGCTATGAGGAGACGTGGGTGCCTCTGGTGGTGAACCGCGCGTCGATGACGGGCACCGGCAACTTTCCGAAGTTCGAGGAAGATGCGTACGCCATCACGGAAGACGAGCTCTTTCTGATTCCCACGGCGGAAGTGCCCGTCACCAATCTCTATCGCGACGAGATCCTCGACGCGGAAGAATTGCCGAAGCGGTTTTGCGCCTTCAGTGCCTGTTTCCGTCGTGAAGCCGGGGCTGCCGGCAAGGACACGCGTGGATTGCTGCGCGTGCACGAGTTCGACAAGGTGGAATTGGTGCGCTACGCCAATCCCGAAACTTCGCTCGAAGAACTTGAACTGCTGACCAGTCAGGCCGAGACGATCCTCAAGCGTCTCGAGTTGCCATACCGTGTCCTCCTGCTGGCCGCCGGCGACACTGGTTTTTCCAGCGCGAAGACCTATGACCTGGAGGTGTTCGCGCCAGGAGTCGGCAAGTGGCTCGAAGTGTCGAGCTGCAGTCTCTTCACGGACTTTCAGGCGCGACGTGCCAACATTCGCTACCGTCCAGCGGCAGGCGAGAAGCCACGATTCGTGCATACGCTGAACGGTTCGGCGCTGGCTTTCTCGCGCATCATTGCGAGTCTCCTCGAGCACCATCAGCAACCGGACGGATCGGTCCGCATTCCCGAGGCGCTGCAGCCGTATTTCGGTCGGGCCGTTCTGGCCTGA
- a CDS encoding putative sugar nucleotidyl transferase, with amino-acid sequence MIVFYDDAQARRFEPFATTRPLSEMRAGALLVRERWQLVLGASSTGFVSASHLDGFAEFDAPPVITDEVPAGSWLVNTRALPVIHTAPTGDALLIGDRVAAVRLAAPVPLSVLRDGQTDLASLTTCTTPVAVEGRWLAEVWDLIGSLVDQLGSDIPRLAQRWSLEALPQTAAPVVFGQHAIYVESGATIEPLSVFDVSAGPVLVRRGATVQAFTRVVGPCYVGVDSTVTTDRVAASSIGDVCRVHGELSTSILIGHANKGHDGFVGHSILGRWANLGAGTITSNLKNTYGPVALWTPSGVRDTGMQFLGTLFGDHAKAGIGLRLTTGCVIGAGANVFDAMPPKAVAPFSWGGGAPYTTFAVEKFLDTASRMMARRHVDLGADARAWWQQLHATGIADQRWPRS; translated from the coding sequence GTGATCGTTTTTTACGACGACGCCCAGGCCCGGCGTTTCGAGCCCTTTGCCACCACGCGACCGCTCAGCGAGATGCGGGCTGGTGCGTTGCTGGTGCGCGAGCGCTGGCAGTTGGTCCTTGGCGCGTCGTCGACAGGTTTCGTATCGGCCTCCCATCTCGATGGATTTGCCGAGTTCGATGCACCACCGGTGATCACCGATGAGGTGCCCGCCGGCAGTTGGCTCGTCAACACACGCGCCCTGCCCGTCATTCATACGGCGCCAACGGGAGACGCTCTGCTCATTGGCGATCGTGTGGCGGCGGTGCGCCTTGCGGCACCGGTACCGCTCTCCGTATTGCGCGACGGGCAAACCGACCTCGCGTCACTCACCACGTGCACCACCCCTGTTGCCGTGGAAGGGCGATGGCTCGCCGAAGTTTGGGACCTGATCGGTTCACTGGTCGACCAACTCGGCAGCGACATCCCGCGTCTCGCGCAGCGTTGGTCACTCGAGGCGCTGCCGCAGACAGCGGCGCCGGTGGTGTTTGGTCAGCATGCGATCTACGTGGAATCGGGCGCCACGATCGAGCCGTTGTCGGTGTTCGATGTCAGCGCCGGTCCCGTGCTGGTGCGCCGTGGCGCGACCGTGCAGGCGTTCACGCGAGTGGTGGGTCCCTGTTACGTCGGCGTGGACAGCACGGTGACCACCGATCGTGTGGCCGCTTCGTCCATCGGCGATGTGTGCCGGGTACATGGTGAGTTGTCGACGTCCATTCTCATCGGTCATGCCAACAAAGGGCACGACGGATTTGTGGGCCACTCGATTCTCGGCCGCTGGGCCAACCTTGGCGCCGGCACGATCACCAGCAATCTCAAGAACACCTACGGCCCGGTCGCCCTGTGGACGCCATCTGGCGTGCGCGATACGGGGATGCAGTTCCTGGGCACCTTGTTTGGTGATCACGCCAAAGCGGGCATTGGCTTGCGGCTCACCACCGGCTGCGTGATCGGCGCGGGCGCGAATGTGTTCGACGCGATGCCTCCCAAGGCCGTGGCACCGTTCTCCTGGGGCGGAGGTGCGCCCTACACGACGTTCGCGGTGGAGAAGTTTCTCGACACCGCGTCCCGCATGATGGCCCGGCGCCATGTCGATCTGGGGGCCGACGCGCGCGCCTGGTGGCAGCAACTACACGCGACCGGTATCGCCGACCAGCGCTGGCCGCGGAGCTGA
- a CDS encoding MBL fold metallo-hydrolase: MAATTRDRYRRPALAAELNRAYTVEIMVRITVLGSGSRGNAILVDGSEGSVLVDAGFSARTIAQRLLAVERQPESINALLLTHEHVDHASGATASCSRWGWPVVASQGTLAALADMASGAPAVTQALAANAPTQVAGFSVEHHAVPHDAADCRALVLTDTRSGARVGVVLDAGHVPDTLPAFLAHLDLLVIEANHDTTMLANGPYPRALKARIRGGSGHLSNTTSATLAADCAHRGLRGVLLAHLSETNNTPEIAVATARDILRRAGWHSDALWACPQRAPMTPVDLNGPSAAWHGIPRATQLALF; encoded by the coding sequence GTGGCAGCAACTACACGCGACCGGTATCGCCGACCAGCGCTGGCCGCGGAGCTGAATCGCGCATACACTGTGGAGATCATGGTGCGCATCACCGTTCTCGGCAGTGGCAGTCGCGGTAACGCGATTCTGGTGGATGGCAGTGAAGGCAGCGTCCTGGTCGACGCGGGGTTCAGCGCGCGCACGATTGCCCAACGCCTGCTGGCAGTGGAACGGCAACCGGAGTCGATCAACGCGTTGTTGCTCACCCACGAGCATGTCGACCACGCCAGTGGCGCGACGGCGAGCTGCTCGCGATGGGGGTGGCCCGTGGTCGCGTCACAAGGCACCCTGGCGGCACTGGCCGACATGGCCAGCGGTGCGCCCGCGGTCACGCAGGCGCTGGCTGCCAATGCACCCACCCAGGTGGCCGGGTTTTCCGTCGAACATCACGCCGTGCCGCACGATGCCGCCGATTGCCGTGCGCTCGTGCTCACCGACACACGCAGTGGCGCACGTGTCGGTGTGGTGCTCGATGCCGGCCATGTACCCGATACCCTGCCGGCCTTTCTGGCGCATCTCGACTTGCTGGTGATCGAGGCGAATCACGACACCACCATGCTCGCGAACGGTCCGTATCCCCGCGCGCTCAAGGCCCGCATTCGTGGCGGCAGTGGACACCTGTCCAACACCACCTCCGCCACACTCGCGGCGGACTGTGCTCATCGAGGCTTGCGCGGTGTATTGCTGGCGCACCTCTCGGAGACGAACAACACCCCGGAGATCGCCGTCGCCACCGCACGCGATATCCTTCGCCGTGCAGGTTGGCACAGCGACGCCCTCTGGGCGTGTCCGCAGCGGGCCCCCATGACGCCCGTTGATCTCAACGGCCCCAGCGCCGCGTGGCACGGCATCCCTCGCGCCACACAACTCGCGCTGTTTTAG
- a CDS encoding mannose-1-phosphate guanylyltransferase, translated as MIRWNVVLAGGIGSRFWPLSTPARPKQLLPLVTDAPMLRDTLDRLRPSAPPERTLVLTNAELRDAILALEPTLPPENVVAEPRPAGTCAALAWAASLIARRDGPEAVMVCTHADWAIGDVPQFRDTLDRAAETAATTHALVTVGIVPSRPDTGFGYIQPGTAIESAPGAAGEVRRVARFVEKPDQARATQMVADGFLWNSGIFAWRVGDLLEEIAALTPEVQPALVAAGTNLERFFADVQSIAIDVGVLERSARVLVLAGQFGWDDVGTWAALHRVRQHDGQDNAMSGPTYALAASGNVVHAEGTQVVLYGVNDLVVVAREGLVMVTTREHAANLKTLLDAMPAEVREP; from the coding sequence ATGATCCGCTGGAACGTGGTGCTGGCTGGTGGTATTGGATCGCGGTTCTGGCCGCTGTCCACTCCGGCCCGACCCAAGCAGTTGCTGCCCCTGGTGACGGATGCACCGATGTTGCGGGACACACTCGACCGCCTTCGGCCATCGGCGCCTCCGGAACGCACGTTGGTACTCACGAATGCGGAGTTGCGGGACGCCATTCTGGCGCTCGAACCAACCCTGCCGCCGGAAAACGTGGTGGCCGAGCCCCGCCCTGCGGGCACCTGCGCGGCACTGGCCTGGGCCGCATCGCTGATCGCGCGACGCGATGGCCCCGAAGCCGTCATGGTGTGCACGCACGCCGACTGGGCCATCGGCGACGTCCCGCAGTTTCGCGACACGCTGGATCGGGCGGCCGAAACAGCAGCCACGACACATGCGCTCGTGACCGTCGGGATCGTGCCTTCCCGGCCGGACACGGGCTTTGGTTACATCCAGCCGGGCACCGCGATCGAGTCGGCGCCTGGCGCGGCCGGAGAGGTTCGCCGCGTCGCACGCTTTGTGGAGAAGCCTGATCAGGCACGCGCGACGCAGATGGTCGCCGACGGCTTTTTGTGGAACTCCGGCATCTTCGCCTGGCGTGTAGGCGACCTGCTCGAAGAGATCGCCGCGCTCACCCCCGAAGTGCAGCCAGCACTCGTGGCGGCCGGTACCAATCTCGAGCGGTTCTTTGCCGACGTACAATCGATCGCCATCGATGTCGGGGTACTGGAACGCAGCGCACGCGTTCTGGTGCTGGCCGGCCAGTTTGGATGGGACGATGTGGGCACCTGGGCGGCGCTGCATCGTGTGCGCCAGCACGATGGGCAGGACAACGCCATGTCGGGGCCAACCTACGCGCTGGCCGCATCCGGCAATGTCGTACATGCCGAGGGCACGCAGGTGGTGCTGTATGGTGTGAACGACCTGGTGGTCGTGGCCCGTGAGGGACTGGTGATGGTGACCACGCGCGAACACGCGGCCAATCTCAAGACCCTGCTCGACGCGATGCCGGCCGAGGTGCGCGAACCGTGA
- a CDS encoding sensor histidine kinase — protein sequence MKRRRWPVMIMVIGVLVLLGWYIGYTRHVVSQLRGAAAMQGRMYARIYEALQDTSVDADPAVVLLDLSQEIRESGLPLVVTDRLGRVTGTANIPRDIERDTARLRQFIVELDQKNPPIADRAIGAVHLGDNGIVTGLQVIPLLQAFGIVLLVGFGVYALIERGRAEREKVWAGMAREAAHQLGTPLSALAGWIELLGETVSGGTATRAVDAMGQDLQRLERVSHRFERIGRPPRDEKVDCNALVDRLASYFAARAPTLARTVRIRSEHPTEPVVTHGDQVLLEWVLEVLIKNAIDALGGRNGEVVVSARPLPEGGVRIRVEDDGPGVPRKLRKRIFDAGFSTKDRGWGIGLSLARRIVEENHDGKLVLADTDRGAAFDIILRG from the coding sequence ATGAAGCGTCGCCGCTGGCCTGTGATGATCATGGTCATTGGGGTATTGGTGTTGCTCGGGTGGTATATCGGGTACACCCGCCACGTCGTGTCGCAACTGCGTGGCGCCGCGGCCATGCAGGGCCGCATGTATGCACGCATCTACGAAGCCCTGCAGGACACCAGCGTCGATGCGGATCCCGCGGTGGTGTTGCTCGACCTCTCGCAGGAGATTCGCGAGTCCGGGCTGCCACTGGTGGTCACGGATCGCCTCGGTCGCGTCACCGGCACGGCCAACATTCCGCGTGACATCGAAAGGGACACAGCTCGCCTGCGCCAGTTCATCGTCGAATTGGACCAGAAGAATCCGCCTATTGCCGATCGAGCGATCGGGGCCGTGCACCTGGGGGACAATGGCATTGTCACCGGTCTGCAGGTCATTCCGCTGCTGCAGGCATTCGGCATCGTGTTGCTGGTTGGATTTGGTGTGTATGCGCTGATTGAGCGGGGGCGCGCGGAACGGGAGAAAGTCTGGGCCGGCATGGCCCGGGAAGCTGCCCATCAACTGGGGACCCCTCTGTCCGCCCTGGCCGGCTGGATCGAACTGCTCGGCGAGACTGTGAGCGGTGGCACCGCAACCCGCGCCGTGGATGCCATGGGGCAGGATCTGCAACGACTCGAGCGCGTTTCGCATCGTTTCGAACGCATCGGACGCCCCCCACGCGACGAAAAAGTCGACTGCAATGCGCTCGTCGACCGGTTGGCGTCGTACTTCGCCGCCCGCGCACCGACACTGGCGCGCACGGTGCGGATCCGCAGTGAGCATCCCACCGAACCGGTCGTCACTCACGGTGACCAGGTGCTGCTGGAGTGGGTGCTGGAGGTGCTCATCAAGAACGCCATCGATGCGTTGGGCGGACGCAATGGCGAGGTGGTGGTGTCGGCACGTCCCCTACCGGAAGGTGGTGTGCGCATCCGGGTGGAAGACGATGGCCCGGGTGTGCCGCGCAAGCTCCGCAAGCGGATCTTCGATGCGGGATTCTCCACCAAGGACCGAGGATGGGGCATCGGCCTGTCGTTGGCGCGACGGATCGTCGAGGAAAATCACGACGGCAAGCTCGTGCTGGCCGACACCGACCGTGGCGCGGCGTTCGACATTATCTTGCGTGGATGA
- a CDS encoding roadblock/LC7 domain-containing protein, with protein MATIRDLVNTLRRRDGVDAAVVLGRDGLLIDGTASDALDAEGLAAHVPPMALAAVEMGFAAQRGDFGLMVLEYSRGSVIVTSLSSDAFLLVLLQPEANLATLLYELRRHRAQLSALV; from the coding sequence ATGGCCACCATTCGTGATCTCGTGAACACGCTGCGCCGCCGCGACGGTGTCGACGCCGCCGTCGTGCTGGGTCGGGACGGACTGCTGATCGATGGCACCGCCAGCGACGCGCTGGATGCCGAAGGGCTGGCGGCCCACGTCCCTCCGATGGCGTTGGCCGCCGTGGAGATGGGATTTGCGGCACAGCGGGGCGATTTTGGACTCATGGTGTTGGAATACTCTCGGGGTTCGGTCATCGTGACATCGCTCTCCTCGGACGCGTTCCTGCTCGTGCTGCTGCAACCAGAGGCCAACCTGGCAACCCTGTTGTACGAACTGCGCCGACATCGCGCCCAGTTGTCGGCGCTCGTCTGA
- a CDS encoding response regulator, translated as MTVLVVDDEPHIGRIIRTRLEQDGFRVLLAEHGPEALAMLQAEPDVALIVLDLMLPGMSGIDVLRTVRHDTRWAALPCIVLTAAGQDTQLREAEALGASEIMSKPFSPRGLLGRVRRYTARDAAADEASAGESPTADGASPETGVTTGTRPSLP; from the coding sequence GTGACCGTGCTGGTGGTGGACGATGAGCCGCACATCGGTCGCATCATTCGGACCCGCCTCGAGCAGGACGGTTTCCGTGTGTTGCTGGCCGAACACGGCCCCGAAGCGCTGGCCATGCTGCAAGCCGAGCCCGATGTGGCGCTGATCGTGCTCGACCTCATGCTGCCCGGCATGTCGGGCATCGACGTGTTGCGCACTGTGCGTCATGACACGCGATGGGCCGCGCTCCCCTGCATCGTGCTCACGGCGGCGGGTCAGGACACGCAACTGCGCGAGGCCGAGGCCTTGGGCGCGTCCGAAATCATGTCCAAGCCTTTCAGCCCGCGCGGGCTCCTGGGCCGCGTGCGCCGATATACGGCCCGTGACGCCGCGGCGGACGAGGCGTCCGCAGGAGAGTCACCGACGGCCGACGGCGCATCACCCGAAACGGGTGTCACGACCGGCACCCGTCCTTCCCTTCCCTGA
- the groL gene encoding chaperonin GroEL (60 kDa chaperone family; promotes refolding of misfolded polypeptides especially under stressful conditions; forms two stacked rings of heptamers to form a barrel-shaped 14mer; ends can be capped by GroES; misfolded proteins enter the barrel where they are refolded when GroES binds) gives MAAKELHFNVDARAALKRGVDQLAEAVKVTLGPKGRNVVIDKKFGAPTVTKDGVTVAKEIELADPIENMGAQMVKEVATKTSDLAGDGTTTATVLAQAIFREGLKNVTAGSNPMALKRGIEKAVAGIVEELKRISVPTTGKKEIAQVGTISANNDPEIGNLIAEAMEKVGKDGVITVEEAKGLETTLETVDGMQFDRGYLSPYFVTDPEKMEAVLENALILIHDKKISAMKDLLPALEKVAQLGKPLLIIAEDVEGEALATLVVNKLRGTLRICAVKAPGFGDRRKAMLQDIATLTKGQVISDEVGFKLENAVLTDLGSAKRIVIDKDNTTIIDGAGEQKDIEGRVREIRGAIDKSTSDYDREKLQERLAKLAGGVAVINVGAATEAEMKEKKARVEDALHATRAAVEEGIVPGGGVALIRAQHVLKDVKVAERDEQIGVDIVRRAIEEPLRMIVQNAGGEGSIVVEKIRTAKETSFGYNALTDVYEDLVQAGVIDPTKVTRTALQNAASIAGLLLTTEALIVEKKEDKPAAPAGGPGMGGMY, from the coding sequence ATGGCAGCCAAAGAACTGCATTTCAACGTTGACGCACGCGCGGCACTGAAGCGCGGCGTCGATCAGCTCGCCGAAGCGGTGAAGGTCACGCTCGGCCCCAAGGGACGCAACGTCGTCATCGACAAGAAGTTCGGCGCGCCCACGGTGACCAAGGACGGCGTGACCGTCGCCAAGGAAATCGAGCTCGCCGATCCGATCGAGAACATGGGCGCGCAGATGGTGAAGGAAGTCGCGACCAAGACGTCGGATCTTGCTGGCGACGGCACCACCACGGCCACCGTGCTGGCGCAGGCGATCTTCCGTGAAGGCCTCAAGAACGTCACCGCCGGCTCCAACCCGATGGCGCTCAAGCGCGGCATCGAGAAGGCCGTTGCCGGTATCGTCGAAGAGCTGAAGCGCATCTCCGTGCCCACCACGGGCAAGAAGGAAATCGCGCAGGTTGGCACCATCTCGGCGAACAACGATCCCGAGATCGGCAACCTCATCGCGGAAGCGATGGAAAAGGTCGGCAAGGACGGCGTCATCACCGTCGAAGAGGCCAAGGGCCTTGAGACGACGCTGGAGACGGTCGATGGTATGCAGTTCGACCGTGGCTACCTCTCGCCGTACTTCGTCACGGATCCGGAAAAGATGGAAGCCGTTCTCGAGAACGCGCTCATCCTGATCCACGACAAGAAGATCTCGGCCATGAAGGATCTGCTGCCGGCACTCGAAAAGGTCGCGCAGCTCGGCAAGCCCCTGCTCATCATCGCGGAAGACGTCGAAGGCGAAGCGCTGGCCACGCTGGTCGTGAACAAGCTCCGCGGCACGCTGCGCATCTGCGCCGTGAAGGCCCCGGGCTTCGGTGATCGCCGCAAGGCCATGCTGCAGGACATCGCGACGTTGACCAAGGGGCAGGTCATCTCCGACGAAGTCGGCTTCAAGCTCGAAAACGCGGTCCTCACCGACCTCGGCTCGGCCAAGCGCATCGTGATCGACAAGGACAACACGACCATCATCGACGGCGCTGGTGAACAGAAGGACATCGAAGGCCGCGTGCGTGAAATCCGTGGTGCGATCGACAAGAGCACGTCGGACTACGATCGTGAGAAGCTCCAGGAGCGCCTCGCGAAGCTCGCCGGTGGTGTGGCCGTCATCAATGTCGGCGCCGCGACCGAAGCCGAAATGAAGGAAAAGAAGGCCCGCGTCGAAGACGCGCTGCACGCCACGCGTGCCGCCGTCGAGGAAGGCATCGTCCCCGGTGGCGGTGTGGCCCTCATTCGCGCGCAGCACGTGCTGAAGGACGTGAAGGTCGCCGAGCGCGACGAGCAGATCGGTGTCGACATCGTGCGTCGCGCGATCGAAGAGCCGCTCCGCATGATCGTGCAGAATGCGGGGGGCGAAGGCTCCATCGTCGTCGAGAAGATCCGCACGGCGAAGGAAACCAGCTTCGGCTACAACGCGCTGACCGACGTGTACGAAGATCTCGTGCAGGCCGGCGTCATCGACCCGACCAAGGTCACGCGCACGGCGCTGCAGAACGCGGCCTCGATCGCGGGTCTCCTGCTGACGACCGAAGCACTGATCGTCGAGAAGAAGGAAGACAAGCCGGCCGCTCCGGCCGGTGGCCCGGGCATGGGCGGCATGTACTAA
- a CDS encoding ATP-dependent helicase: MTTTGWAGSLFDAVPQKPALDLDAITRGLNPGQTEAVFHDDGPALVLAGAGSGKTRVLTTRIARLIGTMNVAPHEILAVTFTNKAAGEMRARIAKFLGHEPKGMWCGTFHALGARMLRGVAPLVGREQNFTIYDEDDAIGAVKRVMERRNLSPKEFAPKAILSAISSAKNALISPSEFARNARDTFATAVAGVYTDLEVALQQANAVTFDDLLVLPVRALETDEALRAHYQRRFRYLLVDEYQDTNAAQYRFVQLMGGGYRNVMVVGDDDQSIYGWRGADIRNILDFERDFPGARIVRLEENYRSTPNVLALANAVIAENTERRGKTLRATRPAGEAVTLIEALDERDEADFIAETILTRMSRSDLARRDCAILYRTNAQSRAIEDAFRRRNIPYRLIGAVRFYDRREIRDLMAYLKLVANPADDEAFRRAVNVPKRGLGDATIALLAEQAIAEGKPMLEMATRFDVLSGMRPAARAALEDFGNLVQRLRTMAVDAAVDELLRELVQVIKYADHLRAEGPEGLERIENVREMIAGAAEVVADEGGEVGLTPLDHFLQSSTLVAGVDKLDPNADAVTCMTMHNAKGLEFPLVFVCGLEDGLFPLARAAEDPAQLEEERRLFYVGITRAEEKLYLTCAEQRRRNGELMYSMPSRFLEVIKPSLAERGKTARAKSEGRSGFGGYGSGYGSRRGNDDGWGRSGNSAGAGTGGAKRSVGPYGSAGYRPSGSGVGANSGDIPFGKAPGGFSTPARRERAPEPEDESQDAPMFRPGERVKHAKFGTGTIAELSGSGRDTKVRIDFDDEEIGRKTLVLAQAKLERGWE; encoded by the coding sequence ATGACGACGACGGGTTGGGCGGGTTCGCTGTTCGATGCAGTTCCTCAAAAGCCGGCACTGGATCTCGATGCCATTACGCGCGGGCTCAATCCGGGGCAAACTGAGGCGGTTTTCCACGACGATGGTCCGGCACTTGTGCTCGCCGGCGCGGGGTCAGGCAAGACACGCGTCCTGACCACGCGCATTGCCCGGCTGATCGGGACCATGAATGTGGCCCCGCACGAAATCCTCGCGGTGACCTTCACCAACAAGGCCGCCGGGGAGATGCGCGCCCGCATCGCGAAGTTCCTCGGGCATGAGCCGAAGGGCATGTGGTGCGGCACCTTCCATGCGCTCGGCGCGCGTATGCTGCGTGGAGTGGCGCCATTGGTCGGACGCGAACAGAACTTCACCATCTACGACGAAGACGACGCCATCGGTGCCGTCAAGCGCGTGATGGAACGGCGCAATCTGAGCCCCAAGGAGTTTGCGCCGAAGGCCATCCTCAGTGCGATCTCCAGCGCCAAGAACGCGCTGATCTCGCCGTCGGAGTTCGCCCGGAATGCACGGGACACGTTTGCCACCGCCGTGGCCGGTGTGTACACCGACCTGGAAGTTGCGCTGCAGCAGGCGAATGCCGTCACGTTCGATGATCTGCTGGTGTTGCCGGTACGCGCGCTCGAAACCGATGAAGCGCTGCGCGCGCACTACCAGCGGCGTTTTCGGTATCTGCTGGTCGATGAGTATCAGGACACCAATGCGGCCCAGTACCGGTTCGTGCAGCTCATGGGCGGGGGCTATCGCAACGTGATGGTGGTCGGTGACGACGATCAGTCCATCTACGGCTGGCGTGGTGCCGATATCCGCAACATCCTGGATTTCGAGCGCGACTTTCCCGGTGCGCGGATCGTGCGTCTCGAAGAGAACTATCGCTCTACCCCCAATGTGCTGGCGCTGGCGAATGCCGTGATCGCCGAGAACACCGAGCGGCGAGGCAAGACCCTGCGCGCCACGCGGCCAGCCGGCGAAGCGGTGACGCTCATCGAGGCACTCGATGAACGTGACGAGGCGGACTTCATCGCCGAAACGATTCTCACGCGCATGTCGCGCTCCGATCTCGCGCGTCGTGATTGTGCGATCCTGTATCGTACCAACGCCCAGTCGCGGGCCATCGAAGACGCGTTTCGGCGACGCAATATTCCCTATCGGCTCATTGGCGCCGTGCGCTTCTACGATCGCCGGGAAATCCGCGATCTGATGGCGTACCTCAAGCTCGTCGCCAATCCGGCGGATGATGAGGCTTTCCGCCGTGCCGTGAATGTGCCGAAGCGCGGCCTGGGTGATGCCACGATTGCCTTGCTGGCGGAGCAGGCGATCGCCGAAGGCAAGCCGATGCTGGAGATGGCCACGCGATTCGACGTGTTGAGTGGCATGCGGCCCGCAGCACGAGCGGCCCTCGAAGATTTTGGGAACCTGGTCCAGCGGTTGCGAACCATGGCCGTGGATGCGGCGGTGGACGAGTTGCTGCGTGAGCTGGTGCAGGTGATCAAGTATGCCGACCATCTGCGTGCTGAAGGCCCCGAAGGCCTGGAGCGCATCGAGAACGTGCGCGAAATGATCGCCGGTGCCGCGGAAGTGGTGGCCGATGAAGGCGGTGAAGTGGGTCTCACACCGCTTGATCACTTTCTGCAATCGTCCACGCTGGTGGCTGGTGTCGACAAGCTCGATCCCAACGCCGATGCCGTGACGTGCATGACTATGCACAACGCCAAGGGACTGGAATTCCCGCTCGTATTTGTGTGCGGACTCGAGGACGGCCTCTTCCCATTGGCGCGTGCCGCCGAAGATCCGGCGCAACTCGAAGAAGAGCGTCGGCTCTTTTACGTGGGCATCACGCGCGCCGAAGAGAAGCTCTATCTCACCTGCGCGGAGCAGCGGCGCCGGAATGGAGAGCTGATGTACTCCATGCCGTCACGTTTTCTCGAAGTCATCAAGCCCTCGCTGGCCGAACGGGGCAAGACGGCGCGCGCGAAGTCCGAAGGACGGAGTGGCTTCGGTGGCTACGGCAGCGGTTACGGCAGTCGTCGCGGCAACGACGACGGATGGGGACGCAGTGGCAACAGTGCTGGTGCTGGAACAGGCGGCGCCAAGCGGTCGGTGGGGCCGTATGGCTCGGCGGGCTATCGTCCCTCCGGCAGTGGCGTGGGCGCCAACAGTGGCGATATCCCGTTCGGCAAGGCGCCCGGTGGCTTCAGCACGCCGGCTCGTCGCGAGCGGGCGCCCGAACCAGAGGACGAATCGCAGGACGCGCCCATGTTCCGTCCCGGTGAACGGGTGAAACATGCCAAGTTCGGCACCGGCACGATCGCCGAACTGTCCGGCAGCGGTCGCGATACCAAAGTGCGTATCGATTTCGACGATGAGGAGATCGGGCGCAAGACGCTCGTTCTCGCACAGGCCAAGCTCGAACGAGGGTGGGAGTGA